The following coding sequences lie in one Zingiber officinale cultivar Zhangliang chromosome 2B, Zo_v1.1, whole genome shotgun sequence genomic window:
- the LOC122047220 gene encoding ESCRT-related protein CHMP1B-like has protein sequence MGSSGKLMNQIMELKFTSKSLQRQSRKCEKEEKSEKLKVKKAIEKGNMDGARIYAENAIRKRNEQMNYLRLASRLDAVVARLDTQAKMQVIGKSMGSIVKSLESSLASGNLQKMSETMDQFERQFVNMEVQAEFMEGAMAGSTSLSTPEGEVNSLMQQVADDYGLEVSVGLPQAAAHAIPAKETEKVNEDDLSRRLADLKARG, from the coding sequence ATGGGGAGTTCAGGGAAGCTGATGAACCAGATCATGGAGCTCAAGTTCACGTCCAAGAGCCTGCAGCGGCAGTCGCGCAAGTGCGAAAAAGAGGAGAAATCGGAGAAGCTCAAGGTGAAGAAGGCGATCGAGAAGGGAAACATGGACGGAGCCCGGATTTACGCTGAGAACGCCATCCGGAAGCGGAACGAGCAGATGAACTATCTCCGCCTCGCCTCTCGCCTCGACGCCGTCGTCGCCCGCCTCGATACCCAGGCCAAGATGCAGGTGATCGGGAAGTCCATGGGTTCCATCGTCAAGTCCCTTGAGTCTTCTCTCGCCTCCGGAAACCTGCAGAAGATGTCTGAGACGATGGATCAATTCGAGCGCCAGTTTGTCAACATGGAGGTCCAGGCGGAGTTCATGGAAGGCGCCATGGCTGGATCCACCAGCCTCTCCACGCCGGAGGGCGAAGTTAATAGCCTGATGCAGCAAGTTGCTGATGATTACGGTCTTGAGGTTTCAGTTGGGTTGCCACAGGCTGCGGCGCATGCCATTCCGGCGAAGGAAACTGAGAAGGTAAACGAGGATGATCTCTCCAGACGCCTCGCAGACCTCAAGGCGAGGGGCTAA